In Halarcobacter bivalviorum, a genomic segment contains:
- the trxA gene encoding thioredoxin — MGKYIELTNDNFDATVNEGISLVDFWAPWCGPCRMLAPVIDELAEDFDGKASICKVNTDEQQDLAVKYGVRSIPTILFMKDGEVVDTLVGAQSKQALADKLNSL, encoded by the coding sequence ATGGGTAAATATATTGAATTAACAAATGATAATTTTGATGCAACTGTAAACGAAGGTATCTCTTTAGTAGACTTCTGGGCTCCTTGGTGTGGACCTTGTAGAATGCTTGCTCCTGTTATTGATGAATTAGCAGAAGATTTTGATGGTAAAGCTAGTATTTGTAAAGTAAATACAGATGAGCAACAAGATTTAGCAGTTAAATATGGAGTTAGATCAATTCCTACTATTTTATTTATGAAAGATGGAGAAGTAGTTGATACTTTAGTTGGTGCACAATCAAAACAAGCATTAGCTGATAAATTAAACTCACTATAA
- a CDS encoding LysE family translocator, producing the protein MIDTTSLYMFIIASFLLCLAPGPDNIYVLTQGMTKSKKAAIVTTLGLCSGIIIHTSAAAFGISVIFQTSELAFNLVKYIGAAYLLYIAYQAFRHRDDKLDLTAQNSSNELKKLYIKGFFMNVLNPKVSIFFLAFLPQFVNPELGNIPMQMIILGLVFMALTVVVFSSIGIAGNMLSSKLMENPSISKILNILTSFVLGALAVKLALSSR; encoded by the coding sequence ATGATAGATACTACATCTTTATATATGTTTATTATTGCTTCTTTTCTTTTATGTTTAGCACCTGGACCTGATAATATCTATGTCTTAACTCAGGGTATGACAAAAAGTAAAAAAGCTGCTATTGTAACAACACTTGGACTTTGTAGTGGAATTATTATTCATACCTCAGCTGCTGCTTTTGGTATCTCTGTAATTTTCCAAACCTCAGAGCTAGCTTTTAATCTTGTAAAATATATTGGAGCTGCATATTTATTATATATAGCATATCAAGCATTTAGACATAGAGATGATAAACTAGATTTAACAGCTCAAAACTCTAGTAATGAGCTAAAAAAACTATATATAAAAGGTTTTTTTATGAATGTATTAAACCCTAAAGTTTCAATCTTTTTTCTTGCTTTTCTTCCTCAGTTTGTAAACCCTGAACTTGGGAATATACCAATGCAGATGATTATTTTAGGTTTAGTATTTATGGCTTTAACCGTAGTTGTTTTTTCTTCAATAGGAATCGCAGGAAATATGTTAAGCAGTAAACTAATGGAAAATCCTAGTATCTCTAAGATTTTAAATATTCTTACTTCTTTTGTACTAGGAGCACTTGCAGTTAAATTAGCTCTATCTTCAAGATAG
- a CDS encoding putative quinol monooxygenase — protein sequence MSKKIYCIASFRAKEGKEQELLEVLQALEPQTLREDGCIQYIVTKHIEHPNAMGKSFPIVFNEIWESKEAFELHCNKPYIANFFQTHCVDEDGFVEDFNVCVYSDEVN from the coding sequence ATGTCAAAAAAAATTTATTGTATTGCTTCATTTAGAGCAAAAGAGGGCAAAGAGCAAGAGTTATTAGAAGTTTTACAAGCTTTAGAACCTCAAACACTTAGAGAAGATGGATGTATTCAATATATTGTTACAAAACATATAGAACATCCTAATGCAATGGGAAAATCATTTCCTATTGTATTTAATGAAATTTGGGAGTCAAAAGAGGCTTTTGAATTACATTGTAATAAACCATACATAGCAAACTTTTTTCAAACACATTGTGTAGATGAAGATGGTTTTGTTGAAGACTTTAATGTATGTGTTTATTCTGATGAAGTAAATTAG
- a CDS encoding glutamate-5-semialdehyde dehydrogenase: protein MQQFLEESKKVSKEIATLSGEVKNRILNEMADALLENCDYIVGCNEKDMSVGRLGNLDEALLDRLLLTGDRVADMAKAIREIASLKEPVGRTLDGWVTENGLNIQKVSIPIGVIGIIYESRPNVTSDTAALCFKSGNVCVLKGGKEAENSNKAIADILRHVLAKNKLPEQAISLLPDSSREGVANLIKQDKYVDLIVPRGGEALIRFVSENSTVPVVKHDKGLCHIYLDRDANHQKAIEIAINAKCSRPGVCNAMETLLIHKDVAAYILPPLHEAYERYGTQLKGCDLTRKFIDIQCATHEDYDTEYLANKLNIKVVDSVEDAILHISKYGSGHSEAIISENYSTVNKFLNEVDAACVYANASTRFTDGGAFGLGAEVGISTNKLHSRGPMGINDLTTFKYKIYGNGQVR, encoded by the coding sequence ATGCAACAATTTTTAGAAGAATCAAAAAAAGTTAGTAAAGAGATAGCTACCCTAAGTGGTGAAGTAAAAAATAGAATCTTAAACGAGATGGCAGATGCCTTACTTGAAAATTGTGATTATATTGTTGGTTGCAATGAAAAAGATATGAGTGTGGGAAGATTAGGTAATCTAGATGAAGCACTTTTAGATAGATTACTTCTTACAGGAGATAGAGTAGCTGATATGGCAAAAGCTATTAGAGAAATAGCTTCATTAAAAGAACCAGTTGGACGAACTCTTGATGGATGGGTTACTGAAAATGGTTTAAATATTCAAAAAGTATCTATTCCTATTGGAGTAATTGGTATTATCTATGAAAGTAGACCAAATGTTACTTCAGACACAGCAGCACTTTGTTTTAAAAGTGGAAATGTATGTGTTCTAAAAGGTGGAAAAGAGGCTGAAAACTCAAATAAAGCAATTGCTGATATTTTAAGACATGTATTAGCAAAAAACAAGTTACCAGAACAAGCAATTTCACTACTTCCTGATTCAAGTAGAGAAGGTGTAGCAAACTTAATTAAACAAGATAAATATGTAGATTTAATTGTTCCAAGAGGTGGAGAAGCTTTAATTAGATTTGTAAGTGAAAACTCTACTGTTCCTGTTGTAAAACATGATAAAGGACTTTGTCATATCTATTTAGATAGGGATGCAAACCATCAAAAAGCTATTGAGATTGCAATAAATGCAAAATGTTCAAGACCTGGTGTTTGTAATGCAATGGAGACTTTACTTATTCATAAAGATGTTGCAGCATATATTTTACCTCCATTACATGAAGCATATGAGAGATATGGGACACAATTAAAAGGATGTGATCTTACAAGAAAGTTTATTGATATTCAATGTGCTACACATGAAGATTATGATACTGAATATTTGGCAAATAAATTAAATATTAAAGTTGTAGATAGTGTTGAAGATGCTATCTTACATATTTCAAAATATGGGTCTGGACACTCTGAAGCAATAATTAGTGAAAACTACTCTACTGTAAATAAGTTTTTAAATGAAGTAGATGCAGCTTGTGTATATGCAAATGCAAGTACAAGATTTACTGATGGTGGTGCATTTGGACTTGGAGCTGAAGTTGGGATTTCTACAAATAAGCTTCACTCAAGAGGACCTATGGGAATAAATGATTTAACAACATTTAAATATAAAATTTATGGAAATGGTCAGGTAAGATAG
- the ccoG gene encoding cytochrome c oxidase accessory protein CcoG, translated as MSYSKKRYLTYLAITIIVFVMPFITINGNHLLLLSFDKMQFHFLGLVYNMNELYVMPFLLMLLFIGIFAMTAMFGRVWCGWACPQTIFRVVYRDLIESKILGLRRIKNKQKDIDYSKTSTKIKKYISLFIWGILSLVASMNFMWYFIPPADFFTYLMNPQEHFFMIMFVISIALFLIYDIVFMKEHFCTYVCPYSRIQSALYDDDTKQVVYNTNRGGTIYENGAKSIFDVKQWSGNQECTTCEACVKVCPTHIDIRKGLQVECINCLECSDACSTVMGKLGKKSLIDWGSTNTVINKRRSPLFAMKNIVYMVSLLACILLALFFAGEKEDFLVNVNKTTKLYGIEESTVSNNYVLTVHNTNNKEKYTFAIEVLDPRFEVKRYRELVLEPKQRLKTVLILQTTRKLASTNKKDTPYKTKIKIFAKENKDISVIREISFMYPRRDLLK; from the coding sequence TTGAGTTACTCAAAGAAAAGATATTTAACTTATCTTGCAATTACAATAATAGTATTTGTAATGCCATTTATAACAATTAATGGTAACCATTTACTTCTTTTATCTTTTGATAAGATGCAATTTCACTTTTTAGGGCTTGTATATAATATGAATGAGCTTTATGTTATGCCATTCTTATTAATGCTTTTATTTATTGGTATCTTTGCTATGACAGCTATGTTTGGTAGAGTTTGGTGTGGATGGGCCTGTCCTCAAACTATTTTTAGAGTAGTTTATAGAGATTTAATAGAATCAAAAATCTTAGGTCTTAGAAGAATTAAAAATAAACAAAAAGATATAGACTATTCAAAAACTTCAACAAAAATCAAAAAGTATATCTCTTTATTTATTTGGGGAATTTTATCCCTTGTTGCTTCAATGAACTTCATGTGGTATTTTATTCCTCCAGCTGACTTTTTTACATATTTAATGAATCCACAAGAGCACTTCTTTATGATAATGTTTGTAATTAGTATTGCTCTATTTTTAATATATGATATTGTTTTTATGAAAGAACACTTCTGTACTTATGTATGTCCATATTCAAGAATTCAATCGGCACTTTATGATGATGATACAAAGCAAGTAGTATATAACACAAATAGAGGTGGAACAATTTATGAAAATGGTGCAAAATCAATATTTGATGTAAAACAGTGGAGTGGAAATCAAGAGTGTACAACTTGTGAAGCTTGTGTAAAAGTATGTCCTACTCATATTGATATTAGAAAAGGGTTACAAGTTGAGTGTATCAACTGTTTAGAGTGTTCAGATGCTTGTAGTACAGTTATGGGTAAACTTGGTAAAAAATCATTAATTGATTGGGGAAGTACAAATACTGTAATCAACAAAAGAAGGTCACCTCTTTTTGCAATGAAAAATATAGTTTATATGGTTTCTTTACTTGCTTGTATTTTATTAGCTCTGTTTTTTGCTGGAGAAAAAGAAGATTTCTTAGTAAATGTAAATAAAACTACAAAACTATATGGGATAGAAGAGAGTACAGTTTCAAATAACTATGTACTAACAGTTCATAATACAAACAATAAAGAAAAATATACTTTTGCTATTGAAGTGCTTGACCCAAGATTTGAAGTTAAAAGATATAGAGAACTAGTTTTAGAGCCAAAACAGAGATTAAAAACTGTATTAATTTTACAAACTACTAGAAAACTTGCCTCTACAAATAAAAAAGATACTCCTTATAAAACAAAGATTAAAATCTTTGCAAAAGAGAATAAGGATATAAGTGTTATTAGAGAGATCTCTTTTATGTATCCAAGAAGAGATTTACTTAAATAG